A portion of the Lolium rigidum isolate FL_2022 chromosome 1, APGP_CSIRO_Lrig_0.1, whole genome shotgun sequence genome contains these proteins:
- the LOC124651205 gene encoding tuliposide A-converting enzyme 2, chloroplastic-like, with product MDPDTEVDFDFSPFLVRYKSGRVHRLMGSSRVNAGVDAATGVTCKDVVIDADAGLAARLYLPKGVLPRSKKLPILVYFHGGAFAVHTAFSAVHHRFLNALVAAAGAVAVSVDYRLVPEHPLPAAYDDAWAALRWTLASCAPAAGQEEPWLAEHGDAARVFVAGDSAGANIAHNVAMKAGGARIEGMVLLHPYFRGKDLLPSEGADPRFSQRVERTWGFACAGRYGIDHPFINPLAMPAEEWAALGCRRALVTVAGLDTLRDRGRRYVDTLRGSAWGGEEAVLYETDGEGHVYFLEKSGWGDKADKEMDAVVSFIKGRRLAGL from the coding sequence ATGGATCCGGACACGGAGGTCGATTTCGACTTCTCGCCGTTCCTCGTGCGCTACAAGAGCGGGCGCGTCCACCGCCTCATGGGCTCGTCCAGAGTCAACGCCGGCGTGGACGCCGCCACCGGCGTCACCTGCAAGGACGTGGTCATCGACGCGGACGCCGGCCTCGCCGCGCGGCTCTACCTGCCCAAGGGCGTCCTCCCGCGCTCCAAGAAGCTCCCCATCCTCGTCTACTTCCACGGCGGCGCCTTCGCCGTCCACACGGCCTTCTCCGCCGTGCACCACCGCTTCCTGAACGCGCTCGTGGCCGCGGCCGGCGCCGTCGCCGTGTCCGTCGACTACCGCCTCGTGCCGGAGCACCCGCTCCCCGCCGCCTACGACGACGCGTGGGCCGCGCTCAGGTGGACCCTGGCGAGCTGCGCGCCCGCTGCCGGGCAGGAGGAGCCGTGGCTGGCCGAGCACGGCGACGCCGCGCGCGTCTTCGTCGCGGGCGACAGCGCCGGCGCCAACATCGCGCACAACGTCGCGATGAAGGCTGGCGGCGCGCGGATCGAGGGGATGGTGCTTCTGCACCCGTACTTCCGCGGCAAGGACCTCCTGCCGTCGGAGGGCGCCGACCCCAGGTTCTCGCAGAGGGTGGAGAGGACGTGGGGCTTCGCGTGCGCGGGGAGGTACGGGATCGACCACCCGTTCATCAACCCGCTGGCGATGCCGGCAGAGGAGTGGGCGGCGCTCGGCTGCCGGCGAGCTCTGGTCACCGTGGCTGGGCTCGACACGCTGCGGGACAGAGGCCGGAGGTACGTGGATACGCTGAGGGGAAGCGCGTGGGGCGGCGAGGAGGCGGTGCTGTACGAGACCGACGGCGAGGGGCATGTCTACTTcctcgagaaatccggctggggcGACAAGGCGGACAAAGAGATGGACGCCGTCGTCTCCTTCATCAAAGGAAGACGGCTGGCTGGATTGTAG